Sequence from the Cucumis sativus cultivar 9930 chromosome 1, Cucumber_9930_V3, whole genome shotgun sequence genome:
ATacatgaatcaaaataaagtaatattaaagttgaTAGATTTACATAGATAATATATTCAAACCTAATTCTAAATTAATCTAGTTAATACTAATATTGGTTCCATTGAgattattttacatatatatatatatatattgaattactgtgtttttaagaaaaacacttATTCTATTAGCACTTTTAGAAGACAATTAGTTTAgtctatttaatttaaatcccTAGCTTtgattatactaaaaaaaaaagaaaaagaagaattcaatATGGCTTTTAAtgagttagaaaaaaaaaacacttcaaaCCCCTAAATATAATTGTAACTAAACATTgcctaatttttgttttttgttttttaaacatacttaattaaacaaaaacactaAAGAAATGTTCTTAATTAAGTCTAATAGGAAGGCCAAATGCATTGGAAATACAAATCTGTATagcaaattaatatttgatgttgaaaaataattataaatattccaaaaatgctaacaaaatcttattatttagaaataaatttaacacTAAATTAGTACTTATTTCCATAGTTCTTAATATGCATATAATGAGAGcaaagcaaaaaagaaggTTTCATGGGGCTCactttaaataaacttttgttgatgaaatttggacatttttcaatgtgtttttttcttcgagatcaaaatttgtatgaaaatttCGATAAATATATGTTGTAAAAAAATGCAGGCACATATAGCAGTTCTATCTCCTCAAGTCGAGTTGTACAGAAACCAGCAGCATGCGTTGCAAATGGAGCAAAAAAGATTGAatcaaaagattttgaattgCTCAAGAAACAAGCTCATCAAAGACGGTGacctttttaatatatatattcaattatttacatatttccgtttgataactatttcatattttagtttccgtttttatatagtttttcttaCCGTTTCCTTTTATTACTATagtgattattttaaatctaaacaatttaatttaattgttagttaaattttaaaaataataaaaatatttttttcattttcaaattttaattagggTTTCTAAAACGTACTTTGTTACAAAATCCACTAATAAGAAATACAACTAAACGTAAAGGGAGATCGACATACCTATATACATGGTTTACTAATAGTGTACTGTTAGCAGAGGAAAATTAACAATATCATTAGAAAGAAGTATTTAGTACAAATGATGCCACGTCTCTAACCCTAGAGTCATAGTAGTAAATAACTATAAATAATTACACACGCTTAATAAGAATTCAATACATTCCATCCTACTCataaccaaaaaaatggtttgaaTGTTCTTTAAATATGTAACGATTCGATTAAagacaaagtaaaaaagaactaattaaggcattgaaatttatatatatgtgtgtgtgtttcaAGGAAATTGATTTAGGGTTTgggttttgaaaatgaaaatattgcaGCTGAAATAGAAGAGAATAGAGCTGAAGTGAATAGGCTTAGGGAACTCCATATGAAGCAGCAGTTTGAAGCCAATGGCTGGGATAGTAATGTTTTTCAGATGCCATCCCCATCCCCATCGctatctccatctccatcgcCATCAGATTTTCATACATCTGAGTTGATCAACGTTGTCTCTCCCCCACCTAACTACGGTACTTTTTACTATCTTACgttcatcatttctttttattctttgcttatacaattatttactcttttcttatcaaattaaaatagtttacacaCAAACAAATGctgttataacttaaattaaaacaacctACACCTTCTTACCTCGTTTCTCACATCCCTTGAAAAACACTCACACTCGTATACATTCCAAGcttgaaactaaaaaattaaacttaaaccaagtttctaaaacttaaaacCTTGTTTgacaattatttgttaatgAATCTTACTAACATTAGTTCTACCTATTAATTTCTTAGTTttgttactatttttataagtattttagaaaatagtcaagttttgaaaactatatatttaaacaattgttttgaaaactatatatatacttgattAAAAGAATTCGGGTAATGCAATTaagaatacaaataattttcgaaaagatgaaaaccataataaataagtaataagaaaacaattgcaatttaaaatactaataCTAAAAACTACTCcttttttgttcattatttaaaattttaatcaagtttttgaaaatgtgtttATAACGTAGGAAGACAgtaaaaaaagggaaaaaaaattggagaagcCAAGTAAggactaaaattgaacaaacgACTTATGCATAAATCAATTAGTGAAAACATTAATCTACGTTTAAATCTTTATCCTTAATTTGAATGAGAATGATcttgaaaatgtataaatgCAATAAGTTACTAACCATGAAATGTATGATTTGAATATTCATGTtcatagcaaaagaaaattgtaataatcATTTGTTACtgttttgatttcttctttctccctaTTTGAGGATTTTATGTGTGCAGTAGCAGAAAATGGGGAGAGAACGATAGGAGACAATGGGCTGGGCCGGTTCAACTCAATAGCCCGTCATCAAATGGTTGAGTACAAGTGGATGCCAACACCTGGGCTTCGTCAAGCTTCAAGGCCCAACTCCAACCAAATGATCTATGAAATGGAAAGGCCCAACTAAAGCTACTCGGCCCGGTTACTGGATCTGGATTCAGAACCCCAATTAATTTGAGAGAGCTCTATATAAAAGAGAGATTAATTTGAGAACCTTTCAAAAGAGTAGATTGTTAaaacacatttgaatataCTTTAAGAAAactaaccattttctttttatgccAAACTTTGTAATTAGATTATCAATATGGCATGGTATAATTCAAAAGTACCCGAGCTTATCAATctgaataaattaatattcaatttaaatttgaaagattgGAAGACTTTATAAAATGAATACCTACGTGAGTAAGTGATAGAaactcaattttcttttactttgtTAATTAGAATACCAGATCAGTTAAATagtaagatttgaaaaataaaatgtctaAAAAATTGGTAATAGTATAAATGATATTCAAGAgattacaataaaattaaaaatggatcCAAAAGCAGTTTGATGATTAAGCCAAACTTTCAAAGTTCGTCTGAAAAGCAGCAAGGTTTACTTCAGAATTCTTTCTTTCAGCTGAATCAAACCAGcttgttcttcattttcttccatttccttACAATTCCCCAATCACTCTCGTTTATATCTTTTGAATTGTAACGATACACCAACAATCTCTCCGAATTCTGCATTTCTTGATCCAATTTTCGCATGATTTGAGTTCCGCTTCACTCCATCAGATCTCTAATGGCGTCCTCCACCAAAGTTGAATCTAATGGAGAGGATGAAGCCCTGGATGACGAGGAGGTACGTCTTTCTCTGCTTTTTCCCCGCTGAACTTCCATTGATCATCCAACTTTGTATGTTGCCCCCAAATATCACGACGTTAGAAAATCCTTTGGCGTCtcgtttaatttttcttttaaggcACTCTGGAGTTTTCATCACTATCTTTTGGAATGTGCTCATCTCCTGACATGAGTATAGGAACTGTCAACTGAGTATTTTTCCCATTTATGTGGCAATGGTTCAGGTTGAACACTTTGATGATTTTACTATAGCGTCAACTTGGGAAAGGTAGCTTCTCTAACCTCTTAATCAATCGAGTTTATAGAAGTGCAGTTAGATTGAATAATAAACTCGccgaaaattttctttatctgGTCATTCATAATGTACAAGTAGGAGCTCTCTGCATTAAACCTTTTTCTGCTTGTAGAGTAAACTCTCCTTGAACTCTAACTGAAGAAAAACTGTCTTCTGTAAACAAACGCTCTCTTCAATAGATGACAATTGCTCAATGGGCTAAGATATCTAGGTGCAAGACAAAAGTAGGAGATATAATGAATTGATTTGTTTTACCTCACTTCATAAGTGTAGGAACTTGTTCTAACTGTCATGTTTACTTTCTCTTAAGATTCATTTCTGAAATCGAGGCAGTTTGCCGACAATGGATGGCTGATGGTCCAAATAATTTGTTGGTAAGTAATTTCCGTTTGAAGGAACTGCATTTCcaccatatatattttcttcgttattatcttttattttaaaaaattctaatcGCTTTGGGCTTCTTTGGatggattatatatatatatatattttaaaaaattattgttcttattatttGATAGGAAATCAAATGAATAGTGTATGATATGTAGTTGGAAGGTCATCCTTTTTTTCCCCTACATTTATTGTTGTGTTCATTAAGATGAATTTTCCAATAGAACAGAGTATTTGAAAGGGTTTTTGTGTGGGTTTGTCCACCGCATTGCATATTATATGCTATTCTTAACAGCACATGTGGAAATGTTTGTATTGTAGATAACTTTGTACAATTTTCTcccgtttttttttttttttttatttcaaaatttattaacctatttattttacttttaataaattcctGCTATTTTTGTTACTTGTCTGCAGAAAAAGGGTTCGACTCAGTTAGAAATCTCAACTAACCTATACAAGGTTAAATCTGATCTCAAGTGtgataataaaaactattCGATGGAATACTACTTTGGAAATAGCAATCATGGTAACAGGGGATTTCTCccataaactttaaaagtttagtttCATGTGTAGACGAGCCTTCATTATGCATTTTTGGCTTCTACTTGACAGACAAAGTTGTGGACTGGGAGTTAAGCTTGCATGAATTACAGTTATGCTTTGGGGTACAAGAGTTTTTGGTAAGTTTGAATTCATATCTTTGCATTTTATAtgaaatagtaataaattcaattgttttattgatattttctgCATATATTGACAGGTGATTGCTCCTCAAAGTATTAGTGGTGTTATTCTTGATTCACCTGAAGCCAGCAAGCTTTTAAGTGCAGTTGCAATTGCTTTGACAAACTGTTCCAGGTGAGGACTGTTGTTGGAAAATTCTATTCATTACTCTTGATGAAGTgttgatttatatttaacaATCCCACAAGCGTAATAAACTCGGGAAGTCTACAATCTTCTGATAAGTTATGGCTGAGTCTGtttcttattgttatttatgCTCTTAACACAAACCTTTGTTGTTATGGGATAACTGTACCAAATTTCTATAGTGTCTTAGATGATCCCTATTTCTCATGTATGTATGCAGTTTTTGGCCAGCTTTTGTTCCAGTACATGATCCATCCAGAAAAGCATACATTGGTATCCAAAATATGGGAACAACTTTTACTAGGAGATTCGAAGCAGATCGCGTTGGTACCCAAGTGCCAATAAAACTTATGCATTTGGAAGGATTGTACGAGTTGTTTGTCTCAAAGTTTGTAAGTTCTCTGGATGCTAGTATTTCTTGCTACTAGTAATGAACACGTGTGATGCATGTGAAAAggtcaaaatttaaattaaagctttaaaataatatttagctatttaaaaaaactcaaatacaaatacaaatgttTGATGTCATAAGAAAAACAACGAATAATAACGAAtacaaatgttttcttttattaaaatacaatgaataaataatatttgatgtcataag
This genomic interval carries:
- the LOC105434508 gene encoding basic leucine zipper 34 — protein: MELCSVSTISTTPPVTIVPDNRRLVINNNSVSDWRRSFVIGCSREDDERRRPAVPLPPFGAGELSSGDGLGNVDGRNNSEQILYGRNIDPNMDPRKLKRIMSNRVSAQKSRLKKVQYVADMERKLKSLEAHIAVLSPQVELYRNQQHALQMEQKRLNQKILNCSRNKLIKDAEIEENRAEVNRLRELHMKQQFEANGWDSNVFQMPSPSPSLSPSPSPSDFHTSELINVVSPPPNYVAENGERTIGDNGLGRFNSIARHQMVEYKWMPTPGLRQASRPNSNQMIYEMERPN